A segment of the Lycium barbarum isolate Lr01 chromosome 7, ASM1917538v2, whole genome shotgun sequence genome:
GCCTCATCTCATTCCACCCTGCAAACTAAGTCACTAATTAGATTTAGGAACCCAAATCAGTTTGGGTCCCTTATAATGATAGAACAGGTGAATTGAGCTTCTTTTTACCCATGCAGGCAGCACCTTCTTCCTTTTCCGGGGAGAAGGTCCCTTAATTCTGGGTTTCTTCTTAATAGAAAATTTATTTTTCTGAAGAGACTGAAATTTAGCTTTACAAGTATCCTTGTAATGACCAATCTGATCATAGTAAGTGCACAACCAATTTTTAGTCACAGTAACATGTTTGTTATGAGGATTACAGGGGGTTTTAACAATCCCCCGCCTGCCACCACCATAACTCTTGTACATAGAGGCAATTTTATCAGGGACCAAAGTGACTTATCAAGATCAACTTTAACCTTCTTTAAATATTCATGAAGGTGTCTATTCTTATCTAGCTCAGAGGTGAGACTCACTTTGATTTTCTTAAGATCATGTTTAAGCTCAAGCTGAGTTTCACAAGGTGCCTCTTTTCTCTTCGGAGCATTCATCCGTTTTTTCATTTGGCCTTTTAACAGAGAATTTGCTCTTGTTACTTCATCTACTAGTTCTTTCAGATCTATAATGGAGACTGCCATATCATCCCTTTCATGTTCTAAATAAAAAAATTCTTCATTTAGAACATTCTTCTCTTTAATAAGGATATGAAAGGCATCGATTAGCAAATTTGCAGGAGATAATAATTTCTTTTGAGAAAAGCTTTTCAGATTTCTCTGAACATCAAGAAGGTTTACCTCATCTTGCTCATTGTTATCATAAGTATCAGATCTGGCCATGAGTGTAAGGGTTGACACATATTCTGAAGGTTCATTTTCAACAACCATCATAAATGTATCACCTTTGTCATCTTCATTGTCAGATTCACTAGAGAAATCTCCCCAGGCAGCCAGAGCTCGATTTACCATGTAGTTAGCAGCATCTCTTTTGTTGAATTTCTTGTCAGGACCTAGTTCCTCTTAGCCGCCTTTTCAGTGTTGTTTTTGTAATAATCCTGCTTATGAAGAGGACACTCTTTAATGAAGTGTCCAGGCTTTTCACACTTGTGACAACAATCGTTTCCTTTGAAGTTCCTGTTGGAGCTTCCTTTCTTTAAAACCCCATCATTTCTTCGACTCATCTTTTGAAATCTTCGAGAGAGATATGCAATATCGGATTTATCACTGCTTGAGTCACTTTTAGCAGCTTTGAGAACTAGGTTTTCCTCTTTCTTTGGCTCCCTTCTTTCCAGATCCTCAGCCATGATACAATCATGCATTCTTGCCTTCCACCATCCATAGTGCTTTCTATTGAGTATTGGTGGTCTTGAGATAGATTATCCTTCCTCTAGATTTGGTGAACTAGCCATGAGaaagatcctttctaggtgttaaccttttagaaagaacctgctctgataccaattgatagaacCTATGGGTTCACACTTTGCTAGTTCACAACCTGAAAGTTTACTAAAACAGTCTAAGGGATCAGATCCCTAAActgttgtcacgccccgaatcatggcctgggcgtaacggcactcgggccttgcttgcatgtgtccgagcgaacctcatggcttgcttgtcaacatgggcatcaaaacaatataatctatatgatgcaatttaaatgaatcatgaaaatgtaatttgcagaataaagtcttgaaattatctcatagcatgaaataatcatgaaaatgtaatagTCTGCAAGcatgaaagcataactgactctgtgaactaacatctgtctatgaaacctctaaaacatgtctgaatactaactaccaggacatggccctggactaccataattgaatactaatgcaaactccatgttgaaccccgagaggagtggggcttaccaataagctgataactgaagtgatcatactacgcaggtgtatgctcctgaaaatcgatatctacaccgtgaagtgcaggccccgggcaaagggacgttagtacatggtgaatagtactagtacgtaaaacctgctgaaatgaagaacatgacataacataggtataggacatgtactgaaactgaatgtaacttgaacataagcatgaaacgtgagtaaagtctgaaaacagtaaatcaatggaaatacatgtatataaaacttcttgtaacgtggggaatgctatagtataaccgacaacatgatctggtacttgcgtcctaccagcagaacactcacaccttaccagggatatgagatttaagtaataataagcatgtaaggatccaaactgcataatgaaagtgttgcctccttgctgacaacccttatcctacggtggctacgtagtttcaagctatctgagccttctcagttaactaagcaaatcccaaaaacgtgaacatgatatagttggctaagaagcccatgattttcatgaaataacttgtaatcatgatttcacgaaataacttgtaacatggtttcatgaaatatcttgtaatatggtttcatgagataacttatcatagtcttgcaaacatgttcctgattcatgagtaataacaatagttcataattatatatatatttaacttaAAAACATGCTTGTaagttgctagataaaatcataaagtttcatataaacataatgagaacacatgaagaagaattcatgattcatggattaagctatggttcctaataaccgtaatggaagattaggaatacaataacgaatatagatacaaaattcatgtacgtaaatacataaatatgggctaccaatatgttgggtttaatgccctaggttttgaacttcatggatatcaagaaacggagcatggggaagaacgtagagattcccacgtgtggatggaagttctacataccttaattgcttcaaaacttgaattaaagacttgaattttggagaagatttcctaaatcttgattcttgaaccttgagatgggttttcttgaaaaccctagattaggaacaatgatttcttgcttagattattagagtatatgttagaattgagttggaataattagagtaggcttaccttggtgttcttaatgatagaagagggtaggaggtcgttctagggcttgaaggaatgaaaaataatgatttgaactgatatggacgaatatatacttgttctaaaaaattaaattttacactcagttaaatactggccgtatattgaaatacgggctgtattttgaaatacggtccgtattccgtatggactgcattgtgtctcttcagtaaaatggtcataactctttgcacagatgtccgtttgacccccataatataccgttggaaagatatttcaaagctctacaactttcatcaaggaagtattcccaaattccaaatacgttttgaaatacggaccatattttgaaatacggtccgtatttaacgatgtaacctctaagtgtcaaattccagaatgctcaaaaatctttggtaccagtttatgacttgaaatacgggccgtatactgaaatacggtcactgttcatgggcataaaccacaatcttacaactgaagtggaaatttcaaattctcacattctttatctggttttctaagtgtaggatcatggtcaaagctcaggttaaaggtacggggtgttacaactgTTTTCACAGATAATGACAGAAAGTAAATAAGACAAGTAATTTTatgtgaaaaactccttgctcaagggattaaaaaccacgacctaccctagtaagatttccaacttcactaaaacgagcaacttcagattacaacctattgcaacctaagaattaaactcttaatccctaaCCCTTATGATACACCCATTGTAAGCacctttacaataactctattgcaaagctccaagtcttgactaactctagccaacgACTTAACTGttacttagctaactctagccaagaaaacaAAGTTATAAAGATTGAAATCTGTCCTACTATGATGCTTCTTGACAAGCAATGTAGGAATACAAATTAAGAATATGAAACAAGACTCAACTATCCTAGGGACTTCATATGTCTTCAGTGGCAGGAAATGGTCCATCTAATTATTGTGATCTTGTTCTTGCGGACACCTTGAGAAAGGTAGCCGCCACACTTGAGAGAAATATAGCCTTTTAGAATTTGCAAGTGTTAGGTTAAACAAtgccaacatgttgtatataGGAGACCAAATGAGGAACATGTGAGAAACATGTGACCAGGATAGGGACGTTACAGTGGTCACCTTAATAATAATTGTCCTTAAAAACTACAAACACGTCGATTATGGAGAGATTACACATAGATAAAGGAAATATTAAATGAAGAAAGATTATGTCTTAAGACATACTCCTTCCGGATCagaaaaagagtccacttagccatttgcacaccgcttaagaaactactcactccaaaaaaaaaatatgtaaattgactaagctacccctaattaaataggcattgaaatttgatcacataacaatTAATAGAGGCAAATCTGGaaagataaggttaattgtttcttaatttaatAAGTGAATACTTTTTTTTAGCCAACAAAAAAAGGCTAAGTAGACACTTTTTTAAATTTGGACGGAGTAAtataaataaggataaaatagtCAAAATCCCTAGTTTATATTTTCTTAAGGGACTGTGTAGGAAAAACACAATAGATAGTTTGAGATGGAGGGAAGTAATATTAaatattctttaaaaaaaaaggatatatatataaaatttaaaagataaataatactccctctgtcccaaaaaaattatccttattttctttttagtctgtcccaaaaaaattatccttttctatatttagaaacaatttaactttatgagatgatttacagccacacaaatatttaagacttgttttttaccacacatttcaaaagtcgtccttcatttttttaattttatggcAAGtcaaaaaatggatttttttttttttttttttttttttgagacggagagagtatgAACTAGATGTAATATTCTATTAGGAGTAACTTTTAATTGATGGAAAATAGTCAATTTAGGAGTCCAGGGATTTTCGTTCCTCAGTCAAAGTGACTTGTCCCTGTTATGCTAACGTCACTTCCGACATTCGCTTTCGTAACATCTTCTCCCCCAAGGGAAGAAGAAAGTTGTAGGTGCTTTTTTCAGCTTAAATAAACTTTCATCGTGGCTTGAATAATTTCAGATCTTGATTGCTTCTACTATACCCTGAAATGTCTTGAACTGTTAACTTTCTGTACAATTTTGGTAATGATCTTGCATGACGTCTAACACGTTTTTATTACCTTTTTCAGTTTTTGTAATTCAAATGACTCGTCAATTCATTCTGTTTTTCCTGGTGTCCACTCTCTCTATCCTTAACAGGTGAGCACAGTGTTAGTGTCATTTGCTTGCTGctgttctttttccttttttagtTTGGTAAGTAACTCTTCTTTCCTGATCTGCCTTAATAGACAAAACTATTTAGTGCTGAAATGAACTCAGCTTGAATAGAGTAGAatagatatagaggattcatacaATCAGCCCCAACAAGTCGAATTGAGATGTAGTTGATTGAATTGTGTAGGTAACTCTTCAAAAGCAAATTTCCTCGTTAATAATCTAAGTCTCTGAAATTAACCATGTGTAACGGgtgaattttttattttctgGTCCCATTTTTTGAGGATCAACAAGGCCTTATTCTTGCCTTAAAAGATTATTATTTATCCAAAACGAGATCAAATTCTATTGAGTCTGGCTTATAATGATCATTTATCAAAGACTGTATCTCGTTATCAAATGATTCAACAATCGGGAGCAATTTACTTACGATACTTAGTTGGAATTCATAAAAAGCATCTAATGAATTATGAGTTCAGTCCATCCTGTTCAGTAGAAAAACGGATATTTCTTGCTCATTATTAGACAATTACTTAATTCACAAACTTCGTGTGAGAAAATAGTTTTCATTTCCCATCTAATGGAAAACCCTTTTTCGCTCTGCTTAAATTATTGTGGTAATTCTTGCCATTATTTGTCTTGTTGCTTATTGTTCTTTCTCCGCCATCATTGTGTATTCTGTGACTATTTTTTGTTGCTCTCACACTGGATTTAGATTTCTCGTGACATAAAAATCtatcaatcaatcaactatgcGTCAGTCTGTAACTAGTTGGAGTCTACATAATAATTCTCAAATCCATTTTATTGAATTGAGTTGGCTATATGAATCTTAAAATGATTAAACAGAAAATAGTAGGGAAAATAAAGGCCCTTCTTAGGGTACAAAATAAGTGATTTTAGACATTATAAAAGGAAAATTGATTCTTGAACCCATTTCATGTTCATGTCACGTTGAGGTATTGCAGGAAAAAAAACAGCAAAATCCTATCCAACTTATCGTAATCGATCGGTTAACATGTTGGTTAATCGTATTTTGAAAGACAGAAAAAAATCATTGGCTTCTGAAATTATCTATCGAGCCGTGATTATCATTGGATAGTCACTTCACTTTCCTTTTAGAGAAAACTGAAAGATTGagcagaaaaagaaaaatatagagAATTTGGATTTGTTGTTCTCCTTTGTTTCCTATAATACTCACATTATGTACTTCTCTTTTGTCAATGCTCTAATGCTGCAGATGTTCAGCAGACTCTTCTACAAAAACGGAAAGGACATTGGCTATAATAAAGCCAGATGGTGTTTCTGGAAACCACACAAATTCCGTAAAGGAAACAATTCTCAATCATGGATTCAAAATCTCTGAGGAATTGTTCATTCAGCTTGATGAGGATCGTGTGAAAACCTTTTATGCTGAACACTCTTCAAGGAGCTTCTTTCCGAGCCTTGTTGAATATATGACCAGGTAAACTTTCTCTGTCTGGCGATGGTCTTTGATTCTGAATTTGCTAGTAAGGCTCATTTTGTTTCTTACCATGGTACCTGTTAAATTGGTACTGCTGCTGTGTTATTtgtcttttttcctttttaatgtATTGCTGCAAACAACTTACTGGTTCTTTGAGGAGTCTGCTGATAGCACATGACTCAGCGAAACGAAACAAATATGAGAAAAATCACTAAGAACGAATAAAGGATAGGATGAATTTGAGTTTAATGAATTAGAATAACACAAACTCAAGTATTTTACTTCACTTGAATCCTTGTTATCATTAATCATCATTCAAACCCCAAGACAATAGCGATAGAACCAAAGAAAGAATCATATAAAGAAAGAATCAGTCAATTCCAAACTAATACGAAAGAACCTACTAGTTAGTATTCCAAACAAGATTCAatctagagagagaaagaaacAAGAGGGAATACAAGAAATCTTACCCTAAAGATGCAAGTGAAAGTTCAAGAAGAAGAACATGGAATCAATCCGTACAGTTAGAAACGTTAAACTTAGGGTAAACCTCTCAAAACTAAACTTCTACAAAAACTCCCTAAACTAATGGGATGGTTATTAAGCATTTATGGTTATGAGGGAATACAAATTAAAAAACCAAACATCCTTAAAAACTTTTAGAATCCACCACAGTCCAAGTTCATGATCTGGATCTAGGTCGATGATCTGGATGTTCTGGTAAAACATCTACCTCTGCAATTCCCAGGTCAATGACTTGGAACCAAGTCATTGCTCTGGAGTCTTTCCTCTACCGTTCTCAGGTCAATGGGACTTAATTGGAACCAGGTCATTGATCTGGTGTGATTTTAGCCCCAAAACTTGACTTTTATCACTCTTACCACAAGATACAACTGAGATTTGAGGTTCTTTAGCAATTGGAACGATTGGAAGGCGGCATAGGTAAACCCGTTTTCTCTATGTTGCATGGTTATGAAAAGTTGGGACAGCCGGACAGGAAGCAGATACCCTTATTTGGCTAGACAGAAAAATGGGAGCTTTAGCGTTTCTACTTCTACTTGTTCAGCTAGTGGTGATGCAAGATGGTGTCCATGGTAGGCATTAGCAGGACAAACGCACCTAAAAGGCAGCTAATTTTGTTGGAGAATGATAATAACACAACACCCAACTGGATAATTTGCAAAGATAGGGAGAACTGTGTGTCTCAAGGACGAGAACATATGTGAATCACCTCCTTTTTAATAAGATGGAGCATGTTTTATGTGTCGTTTGGAGTGGGATGGTTTTGGAATACATATCTTCGTTGAAAGTGTTCTATGTCAGCATGGAAGTCCAAGTATTTTGGTGGTGTAATCAGAGAGCTGAGACGCAATTGACTGAAACAAAGGCTTGTAATAGATATAATTTCATcaatcaaaggaaaaaaaaatgttttttaaatgaTATAGAAAGGCTTTGGACTCTTTCGAGAGCTTTAGAGATATAATGTTGTATGAAATGATATAGAAGCTCTTATGTGAATAATGTAGAAAGTTGTACGAATATTTTGAGTGGTTTAAAGATTTAGTTTTATATAACTGATACAGCACCAGCTTGGTGCCTTTTCATCCATTTCAAATAAAGTTGCCTTAGTTATCAAGAAAAAGGTCCTTTTTCCATATATCCACTTCATAGTCATTTCATTGCATtgacagaaatagaaaaaaatagTGAACATCTGTCTACTACAttgttgctattatgttgaaTTTAGAACAGTTTCATCAACTGAATTCTCATGAGAATTTTTGCAGACTACTCCTCCTCTCTTCTCATCCATTTACTACTCCTTTTTTCCTTCATTGACCATTTATCATTAGTGGTCCAGTGTTGATAATGGTTCTGGAGA
Coding sequences within it:
- the LOC132603751 gene encoding probable nucleoside diphosphate kinase 5 isoform X1; translated protein: MLTSLPTFAFVTSSPPREEESFFVIQMTRQFILFFLVSTLSILNRCSADSSTKTERTLAIIKPDGVSGNHTNSVKETILNHGFKISEELFIQLDEDRVKTFYAEHSSRSFFPSLVEYMTSGPVLIMVLEKGNAIADWRALIGPTDPLKAKVTHPHSVRAICGLDLQRNCVHGSDSHQSAGREISFFFKRTSSGHTSKHDEL
- the LOC132603751 gene encoding probable nucleoside diphosphate kinase 5 isoform X2; translated protein: MTRQFILFFLVSTLSILNRCSADSSTKTERTLAIIKPDGVSGNHTNSVKETILNHGFKISEELFIQLDEDRVKTFYAEHSSRSFFPSLVEYMTSGPVLIMVLEKGNAIADWRALIGPTDPLKAKVTHPHSVRAICGLDLQRNCVHGSDSHQSAGREISFFFKRTSSGHTSKHDEL